GTTTTTGGTGCTTTGGGTGCAGGTTGCTGGCTGTTAAGCAAAACCAGCAGAAAGTTTAAAAGAGTTAAATTGCTTTGGTAAGCGTAGAAAAATAACTTAGCAAATAGCGACATAGCCCAGTATATCTGGGCTTTTTTTGTGGGTTTCTTCTTGAGAATGTCAACGCTTCTCTGTTTTTTTTCGGCTGCGCCTAGAGTAATTCGTTAATTTTTCGTTTAGGAATATAAGTAGGAAAAATTAATTATTTACTCTAGTGCCGCAGGGTGGTATTATTAGATAATAGAAATCTATCTGTATTTTTAAAATACAGATAGATTTCTATTATGAAAAAAGCATTTAAAACTAAACTTAATTAAATCATTATACCCTAAAAAAAGTTAATTTTTTGACAATATTTCCAGCTAAAATTTTAAAATTCATAACCTCAAAAAATCGGCACTACTTAAACCGTTTTTGTTCGCTGCGATAACGGAGTAATTCAGCGACAAAGGCAACAACACCTGAAACTATCATTAACATAACGCTCAAGGCGTTGATATCAGGTTTAACGCCAGTGCGGATGCGGCTAAAGATTTCCATTGGTAGAGTTGTGGCACCAGTACCAGCAGTGAAGCTGGCAATCAGAAAGTCGTCCATGCTGAGGACGAAAGATAATAGACAACCAGAGATAATTGCTGGCATCAACTCCGGAAGCAATACTTGTATAAAAGCTTGCACTGGTGTCGCCCCTAAATCTAGGGCGGCTTCTTCTAAGTGGGGATCGAGGGCGTTAATTCGGGAAGAGACGACAAGGGCGACGTAGGCAAGACAAAAGACGACATGAGCCGCAACAATTGTCCAAAGGCTGAGAGGTATGCCAATTACTGCCAAAAATACCAATGTGGCGACTGCGATCGCAATATCGGGAATAATCAGGGGCAGGTATGCAACGCCGCGATACAAGCTTTGAAGAGGAAAGCGATAACGAGCTAAACCTACTGCCATCAGCGTACCAATAACAGCAGCGATCGCTACCGCACAAAATGCTACTGTCAAGCTATTTTGCAGTGCTGTGAGAACGCGAGAGTCGCCAAACAGTTTGAGATACCACTTCCAGGTAAATCCTTCCCACCCAGCGCCATAGGCAGATTCGTTAAAGCTGTAAACGCCAAGTACCAGAATGGGTAGGTACATATAAAAAAACATCAGCAGGGTAAAAAGAACCTGCCAAGAGACACGAGGTTTATCCTTGGACTTCAACATATCTGGGGTGATGTCCTCCTGCTGATTTGTTACTGTACCTGTCATCAATTTTCACCACTAGCCACGGGAAGCGATCGCACTATGCGCTATTTCTTCACTTTACCGGATGCCATCGAATGTCTGGAAGAGTGCGAGCACTTCAACCTGTGCAACTTTTCAGTAATATCTTTAATGTTTGTATCATTTATTACTAGTATTTCTTGAGTTAGGATTATACTTATACAATGGGAATCTGTGCGCTCATATATAGTCTTTTAAACGAACTATTCTAGACGCTGTATAGGGCAGAGCAAAAGAGGAAGCAAGCCTTGCAGTTACCAAAGAGCTACTGAGGCGGGAAGGAAGAAGGGAACAAGAGAGTGTTTTTCTTTCTGTTGATACAGGCGCGATCGCATTCTGGCAAGATATTCTCAAAAAAGAACGCCTGGTGGGAATGGGAATTGAACGATGGAAAACAAACCGGGAATGGTATCTGAAAAAGTGGAAAAGTCCGATACACAGTCCACGGATGTCAAACCGTCGTTTTGGGGTTCAGTTGCGGCTTCTGGGCAAGCGATCGCAAAAACAGCCGTTGGAGGAGTTGCCGCAATAGGCAACACGGCTTATAAAACAGGCAAAGCTGTAGTAAAGACAGCAGCTGGTGTTGGCGAGACGGCGGCGAAACAAACGCAAAAGTTGATTTCGCAAACTACGCAAGGTGCAGGACGTGCGGTTAACTATGTAGGTGATAACCAATTTTTACGCCATGTCACCAGAGCCTTGCCTACAACTTGGCTACTCGGTATCATCAATCAAGTTGATGTAGTAAAAGCCGAAAATGCTGTTAGAGATTTACAGCAAAAGCATCCAAAGGAAAGCCCCAATCAAGTTGCCCATCGTTTGATGGTGGAAAAAGCAGTTTATGGCGGCGGGATGGGTTTGGCTACTAGCTTTTTGCCCGGACAGGCGTTGGCGTTGTTGACTGTTGATTTGGCGGCGACGACACTGTTGCAAGCGGAAATGGTTTATCAGATTGCGGCAGCTTATGGGTTAGATTTGAAAGATCCAGCCCGTAAAGGTGAAGTGTTAGCTATATTTGGTTTGTCGCTGGGCGGGAGTCAAGGAATTAAGGCGGGTTTAGGTTTGTTGAAAGCTACACCTGTGGCGGGCGCGGTAATTGGTGCCAGCGCAAATGCGACGATGATCTATGCGTTGGGTTATGCGGCTTGTAGGTTTTATGAGGCACAGCTGCATTCGCAGGTATCGGAGGATAAGCTAGTAGAAACGCAGGCGGCGAGTGAAAGTTACTTGCAGACTGCGATCGCGCAACAAGCGATTATGGATCGGATACTGGTTCATACAATTGTGGCAAGTTATCCCGGCAAGTCTTGGGAAGACATTCTCCCTTCCTTACAGGCGGCGAAT
The sequence above is drawn from the Funiculus sociatus GB2-C1 genome and encodes:
- a CDS encoding ABC transporter permease; the protein is MTGTVTNQQEDITPDMLKSKDKPRVSWQVLFTLLMFFYMYLPILVLGVYSFNESAYGAGWEGFTWKWYLKLFGDSRVLTALQNSLTVAFCAVAIAAVIGTLMAVGLARYRFPLQSLYRGVAYLPLIIPDIAIAVATLVFLAVIGIPLSLWTIVAAHVVFCLAYVALVVSSRINALDPHLEEAALDLGATPVQAFIQVLLPELMPAIISGCLLSFVLSMDDFLIASFTAGTGATTLPMEIFSRIRTGVKPDINALSVMLMIVSGVVAFVAELLRYRSEQKRFK
- a CDS encoding EcsC family protein, with amino-acid sequence MENKPGMVSEKVEKSDTQSTDVKPSFWGSVAASGQAIAKTAVGGVAAIGNTAYKTGKAVVKTAAGVGETAAKQTQKLISQTTQGAGRAVNYVGDNQFLRHVTRALPTTWLLGIINQVDVVKAENAVRDLQQKHPKESPNQVAHRLMVEKAVYGGGMGLATSFLPGQALALLTVDLAATTLLQAEMVYQIAAAYGLDLKDPARKGEVLAIFGLSLGGSQGIKAGLGLLKATPVAGAVIGASANATMIYALGYAACRFYEAQLHSQVSEDKLVETQAASESYLQTAIAQQAIMDRILVHTIVASYPGKSWEDILPSLQAANLSPASIDAIASNIKSPQPLDTLLDQLNRDYAIPLLAQCYRVSELDSALTPEESKVIDKITQRFDIDVDAIKKLVNI